The genomic DNA TGAATCATAAGTGTTTAAATTATCAACCAGCAAATCGATGAACATAGCCGGATTACCTACCAGATCAAACTTTAACTTCCTGGGAATGGAAGATAAAAGCTTGTACTTGACTTTCTTTAGGCGTTCCTGGTTTCCGCCGAAAGTAACGGTGTATTCGAAGTTTCGGCTACTATGCTTTTTAAAGTTCTCCGGTCGCCAAAGGGTGTAACGTTCGCCCTGAAACTCTATGTAGCTTCCTACCGGCAGCTCAACATGTTGTACTAAGCTGTAATAAAGCGTTACGCTGTTATCTTTCATGATAGATCGGTAACGGTAGCTTTTGTCGTTTACCTGAATGTTTAGAAGGGTTCCTCCCTGTGCGTTATAGATTATCATAATTAAACCTCCTCTATTTCTATTATATTAACTGGACTTAAATTAGACAGATCAGCCGTAGAAATAATAGTCAATGTACCGTCAGAGACAATATTTTCAAACTCTATATAGTTACTTAAATTATTTAAGCAAAAAGACCCTGGCTTTTCCGTTACCACTCCATTTACAGCATATCGTATGGTAGCTGCGGAAACTGCCGAATATACTGTACTAGCAAATATCTTTACTTTATAGGTTCCGGGGGTTAAATCGGAGATTGACAATGTCATGGCGGGTAACTCATCGCCACTAACCAGCCAAGGACTAGCCATAACGGCTAAATATTTGTCCGGGTACATCCCCGAATCATTTCCAGTAATAGCACCACGTTTACCTGTATTGTTAGTAAGACTGGCAGTAACTGATGATTTACTAAAAGCCCTTCCTAATTTTCCCATAACCTGTCCGGTGATATCCCAGAAGGAGGAATCGGCCGTTATTCCTCTTAGCCGGCTTATCCCTGTTTCACTGTCAAATGTAGCGTCGGCAGCAGCCCAACCGATACTTATAATAGCTTTCTTTTTCGTAGATGGCGTGCTTCCTTCCTGTTTGAAATTACAAATAACTGTTTTGTCGGATTGGATATTTGTTAGGCGGGCTGTCCCTTGGGATTGTCCGATCCCTGTAAAATTATCCGCTCCGCTCCAGCTTTCTATTACATACCCGCTGTTGGCGTTAGCTGTAACCTCTCCTGACGATCCGGGAGGTACGGTTTGTGAAGCCGGGGTAACCGAGCCGTAAGCGGAATTATTAGCCCGGGCTATTACGGTATAAGTAACCGCAGGCTTTTCCTGATACTCAATAGAATCTCCTTTTATTTCTGATTCCCCGTAAGTGTTTTTTACTTGTACGTAAATGTTTTTTGTTCCGTATGTTCCGCTAGAAAGATTAAAGGCTAGGCTTTTTGACGTTCCTTCTATCCAGCTAACGGAGGTTAAATCCTGATTTTCTGAAATTTTATAATGAGTTATTTTCCCTATAACGTTCAAAGTAACAACCACATTCGAATCATAAGTAGAAGCTGCCCCAGAATTGATAGATACTGAATTTAAAACCGGCGGGACTTCACCGACATTAAGACGGGCAATAAAGGGAGTTTTTAAATCCTCTCTTAGTTGGGAAACAAAATAAAGGGCATCCTCTTTATCTTCATCCAATGAACTGCTTTCGTAGCGGGAAGTGTATTTTTCAGCCAAATCCGGCAGATTCTTGTTTGCATTGATATTAATGTTGAATTTTCCTTCTACCGATCCATAAGTTAAGCCATATATATTAGATAAGGCCTGTATGGTTTGATTGGAATAACTAAGCCCTTGGAATTGTACTGTAAAATCTATATGCCGGCTATATGGAAGGCAGGGTACAAAAAGAGTAAAAAGCACCCCGTCATTTTCTATTGTTTTTCTTATCCGGGTAAACTTTCTAATAAACCAATACTCATAGATTTCGTCAATAGTTGCAAACCAGATACTATCATTTCCATCTTTTCCATAGGTATCATTTATCGCAAGAAGCCCTTCCAGCACACCAGCCGAGGGAGAATGCGTAAAATCACATATCCATTTGTTTGTCATCCCGGAGACCTCTGTTATTTTAGATAAATAACTCTCTTTTGTAATGCTGTCGCAGTTCCTTCGCCAGATGATGCCTTTTTCTAAATTGACGTTGTCTGTTAAAGAATCGATTGTATGATTGCCCCCTTCCGTAGTTATGAAAACGATATCCCCGTATTCTTTAGCAGCTTCTATATAGTTATCATCTCCATTAGGCCGTACCATAACCTTAATGCCTGTCCTTGTTTTTTCCAGTGTAACCCGCTGTGCAGCCTCAAGCCCTTTTAAAAGTTCAGAAATATCGTTTACATTATTCATGTTTACATCGTGGAAATGGATTTCATTTCCAAAGTCCATGATTTGCAAGATTTCACGCCAGACAAGATAAGGGTAGGCTTTGCCGACTTCTTTATTTGCCGGAGGATCCATAAAGTTATCGATGTAATTGTTTCCTAGGCCTGGCCAGACAGCAACCCCGTATGTAAACCGTTTTTCCGTTCCGCATCCATCTGTATAACCCAGGGTTTTGGACGGGGTGTGTCCCGTAGTATGAGCTTGTCCGAAATGATAGTTTTTTTCATCATCTACCCATTTTTTATGGATCGTGAAAAATAATTTGTTAGAATCTACTTTGTCATCATCCACAATAAAGGTATAGGCAAACTTTTTGTTGTATTTTAATAGCGGGAATTGAAGCGTCAGGGCTGACTTATCCACGCTGCTGGCAATATTACCGATCTTGAAATCCACCCTTATGGCCTCTATTTTTAGATATTGCAAAACGACGGTTGCTTTTAGTGTACCGGAAACAGCCTCATTGCATTTTATGGTCAAACAGGTGTTTAGGTTTTCATCAATGAATAATTTTATAATAGAATATCCACCGGTATAAAAAATATTTCCGTCTGTTATAACCAAACTGCGGATAGAAATATAAACTTTATTTCCTAGCGGTTCATCTGTTAAGATAAAATCTTTAGTGCTCCCTTGTGTTATGGGAAGCCCTTCTAATACAAAAGTACACTCGTATAAATCCTGGCTTTTTCCCAATACATTATACAAGCCGACTTTTTTCTCGCTGT from Parabacteroides pacaensis includes the following:
- a CDS encoding InlB B-repeat-containing protein, whose translation is MALDITKKTGDSLSADEFNEVVSAINGKVDKEIGKGLSSNDYTAQDKNDLFTLKGDLSEVRTQVKELINNPVSASVAVTDSEKKVGLYNVLGKSQDLYECTFVLEGLPITQGSTKDFILTDEPLGNKVYISIRSLVITDGNIFYTGGYSIIKLFIDENLNTCLTIKCNEAVSGTLKATVVLQYLKIEAIRVDFKIGNIASSVDKSALTLQFPLLKYNKKFAYTFIVDDDKVDSNKLFFTIHKKWVDDEKNYHFGQAHTTGHTPSKTLGYTDGCGTEKRFTYGVAVWPGLGNNYIDNFMDPPANKEVGKAYPYLVWREILQIMDFGNEIHFHDVNMNNVNDISELLKGLEAAQRVTLEKTRTGIKVMVRPNGDDNYIEAAKEYGDIVFITTEGGNHTIDSLTDNVNLEKGIIWRRNCDSITKESYLSKITEVSGMTNKWICDFTHSPSAGVLEGLLAINDTYGKDGNDSIWFATIDEIYEYWFIRKFTRIRKTIENDGVLFTLFVPCLPYSRHIDFTVQFQGLSYSNQTIQALSNIYGLTYGSVEGKFNININANKNLPDLAEKYTSRYESSSLDEDKEDALYFVSQLREDLKTPFIARLNVGEVPPVLNSVSINSGAASTYDSNVVVTLNVIGKITHYKISENQDLTSVSWIEGTSKSLAFNLSSGTYGTKNIYVQVKNTYGESEIKGDSIEYQEKPAVTYTVIARANNSAYGSVTPASQTVPPGSSGEVTANANSGYVIESWSGADNFTGIGQSQGTARLTNIQSDKTVICNFKQEGSTPSTKKKAIISIGWAAADATFDSETGISRLRGITADSSFWDITGQVMGKLGRAFSKSSVTASLTNNTGKRGAITGNDSGMYPDKYLAVMASPWLVSGDELPAMTLSISDLTPGTYKVKIFASTVYSAVSAATIRYAVNGVVTEKPGSFCLNNLSNYIEFENIVSDGTLTIISTADLSNLSPVNIIEIEEV